The Fulvivirga maritima genome segment ACTCTGGTATGTCAATATCAGGGTTAGACTCCATCACTTCGGTAGTAGTTTTGGTCCATCCTTCATCCAGAATAACGTACTCTAAGCCGTATTCAGAAGCAAAATCGATATAATATTTATAAGTCTGTGTATTAATGCCTGACTCAAAATCAACTCCATAGATGTTGTTAGCGTTATACCAATCCCAGGCAATACGGCCGGGCTTTATCCAGTCGGTACTTTTAAGGGTATTAGGTCTTGAGAGTTGCATTACCAAATTGCTCTTCACAAAATCACGATCATCATCACTGATGACAAATACTCTCCATGGAAATGATCTGGAGCCTGTGGTTTCGGCAATATAATCGGCCTGCTTTACAAATTCCTCTGACCTATCTGATCTGCCTTTTAAAGGTCTGGTTTCAAGAACTACAGGTGCAGCCGAAGCTTCAAAACCACCTGTAGTCTTTTTCTCCAGAAACAAACAAGGGTAATCATACAGATCGGCCTCCGTTAAGAGCACTGCCGCTCCATCTTTGGCATCGAACCGTACGGGCATAGCGCAGAAATCACCAGCAGGTATAGTATCTATAGCCTGATAAATGAACTCCTGCTCAAAATGAGAATACATGCTTTTTTCCTTAGGGAAATAAGAAGTAGAGCCTTCCGGAAAATCAAGATCCAGCTGCTCATTATAAACCTGAATATTCTTCTTGCCTAATGCTGTTATAAATCGGTAAGCCACGCCATCATTATAAACTCTAAACTCAAGGCTAAACTTCTCCTTAAATTTTAAAATGAGTTCATTATAAGCGGCCGTCACTTCTTTGTCTTTACTAGAAACTACAAATGAGGTAGTCTCTTCTTTTGAATTGATGCTATTGGACTTTAGCCGAGCATCTTTTCCGAGCACTTTGCCAGAACCTAAGTCCAGTGCAATAGTGGCATTTTTTACGGTGAGCTTGTTTTTATGCTTCACCTGAAATGAAATCTGATCACCATGGGTCACCTGTAATTGCAGGTCTCCATCGGGTGATTTTACATCAAAACTTTGCTGTGCCTGAGCTGCAGACACCAGTAGTAGTAGCGTTATTATGAAAGAAAAACGAGTCATAAGTTATATTTTAGTTAGTATGCTAAAATTAGCCTAATACTATAAAAATCTACAATAAAGTACCATCAATCTTACTTATTCCAATCAGGTGTTTTTTCACCCTGAAGCTTTCTGATAAAGAAATCTCTTCGCTTTCTCTCTCCATACTCTCCACCCAAAGTATGATTCATACCTGGCAACACTACTAATTCGAATTCCTTATCTGCCTTAATCAGTGCATCAACCAATTGCATGGTAGAAGAAGGGTCCACATTATCATCCATTTCTCCCAGAATAAGCATGAGCTGAGACTGCAGCTTATCGGCATTTTCAATAGCCGAGTTTTCAATATACTCCTGCCCTGTCGGATACCCCATCCAGAGCTCATTCCACCAGATTTTATCCATACGGTTATCATAACAACCGCAAGCAGCCACTCCCGCTTTATAAAATTCAGGATATTGCAATAAACCGTTTACAGTACTCTGCCCACCTGCGGAACCTCCGTAAAGCCCTACCCTATCAATATCCATGTAAGGGTATTTTTCAGCGGCCTCTTTTATCCATTTCATTCTATCAGGGAAGCCCGAGTCCTTGAGGTTCTTATAGCACACTTCACCAAAAGCCTTAGAACGGTTTCCGGTACCCATGCCATCTAGCTGAACTACTATAAAGCCCAGCTCAGCTAACCCTGAAAACCAATATGAAGTAGTAAAGTCTTTTGGTACATAGTTAGAGCCGGGGCCTGCATATATGTACTCTATTACCGGGTATGACTTATTAGGATCGAAATTAGTAGGTCTGTAAATAATACCCCAAA includes the following:
- a CDS encoding glycoside hydrolase family 97 protein encodes the protein MTRFSFIITLLLLVSAAQAQQSFDVKSPDGDLQLQVTHGDQISFQVKHKNKLTVKNATIALDLGSGKVLGKDARLKSNSINSKEETTSFVVSSKDKEVTAAYNELILKFKEKFSLEFRVYNDGVAYRFITALGKKNIQVYNEQLDLDFPEGSTSYFPKEKSMYSHFEQEFIYQAIDTIPAGDFCAMPVRFDAKDGAAVLLTEADLYDYPCLFLEKKTTGGFEASAAPVVLETRPLKGRSDRSEEFVKQADYIAETTGSRSFPWRVFVISDDDRDFVKSNLVMQLSRPNTLKSTDWIKPGRIAWDWYNANNIYGVDFESGINTQTYKYYIDFASEYGLEYVILDEGWTKTTTEVMESNPDIDIPELVSYAKSKNVNLILWLLWHPLDKNIEGILSLYHQWGVKGIKVDFMQRADQYMVNSYERIAKIAAENELMVDFHGAFKPAGLRRAYPNVMTYEGVLGNENNKWSEQITPEHTVTLPFTRMVAGPMDFTPGAMANAQPLNYHVSFDRPMSIGTRCHQVAMYAVYESPLQMLCDAPSAYLEDKETTSFIAQFPAAWDETKVLEGKIGEYIAIARRSGDKWYIGAMTNSSARDMELDLSFLEDGNYTIELMKDGINAEKYAEDYKKEQKTLSDNKKVTLHMAKGGGWAAIISKK
- a CDS encoding alpha/beta hydrolase family protein, producing the protein MAPVLVLRDGESGKVIKKLEEADISELTAKNWKAPEVFTTTARDGKTDIWGIIYRPTNFDPNKSYPVIEYIYAGPGSNYVPKDFTTSYWFSGLAELGFIVVQLDGMGTGNRSKAFGEVCYKNLKDSGFPDRMKWIKEAAEKYPYMDIDRVGLYGGSAGGQSTVNGLLQYPEFYKAGVAACGCYDNRMDKIWWNELWMGYPTGQEYIENSAIENADKLQSQLMLILGEMDDNVDPSSTMQLVDALIKADKEFELVVLPGMNHTLGGEYGERKRRDFFIRKLQGEKTPDWNK